The genomic region TGAAAAAGAAAAAAATGAAGCAGACTCCTTAATTAAAGAGGCTGATTTCATCTTTATACTAGATCAAAATGCTTTTCATAGAGCTGGTGAAATGGAAACAATACTAGCTGCTACTGATACTACATATATAATGATTGATCATCACCAGCAACCAGATGATTTTGCTACCTATATGTATAGCGACACTTCTATGAGTTCTACCTGTGAAATGATTTATCATTTTATAGATAAGATGCAACACACAGATATGATTACCGCAGACATGGCTTCATCCATGTATACCGGTATCATTACAGATACCGGTAATTTTAAATACCGCTCAACTACTAGCGCGACATTAAGAGTAGCGGCTCAATTAAAAGATAAAGGAGCTGACAGCGAGGCTATTAATCGTAATATCTATGATGTAAACACACCATCTCGTATGAAATTACTAGGTGTTGCTTTAAACAATTTACAGATATTGCCAGAGTTTAAAACGGCCTACATAACACTTACCCAGCAAGAGCTTAACGATAATAATTTCAAAAAAGGCGATACAGAAGGATTTGTAAACTATGGATTAAGTCTAAAAGGTATCGTATTTGCCCTTATTTTTATAGAGAATAAAGACGACGGAATTATTAAAATCTCCTTAAGATCTAAAGGTGACTTTGACGTAAATTTATTAGCAAGAGAACACTTTAACGGTGGCGGCCATAAAAACGCCGCAGGTGGACGCTCAGACCTAGATATGAAAGCTACAGAGCAAAAATTAATTAGTATATTGCCTTCTTATGAAAAAGCACTTAGCGACACCATTATTTAAAGTTTTACTGGCACTATTAATACTAATTACCTATAGTTGTAAAACACCAGAGCCTCGTAAACCTATAAGTCGCACGACCAGTTCTACAACAGAACTGTCTATAGAAAACAATAAACAAATCTATGCTGCTGAAGAAGCAGCAATTGAAAAAATCATCGCTGGATTAGATAAAAAGTTTGAGCGATCAACTCATGGCTTTTACTATGCTTTTACACAAAAAGATAGTATTGAAGGTAAGACGCCCGTTTTTGGTGATCGTGTAACCTTTGAATACAATGTTATTGCACTTAATGGAGACACAATCTATCATAAAGAAGAACTATCTCCTATCACTAAAAGTATGGAGCAAGAATATGGAATCTTTCGCGGTATGCGAGACGCTTTAAAACTAATGCAAACCGGTGAAGAGGCTACTTTTTATTTTCCATCCTATACAGGTTATGGATATTATGGAGACCAGGACCGCATCGGGACTAACGTTCCCTTTAAAAGTGATGTCAAATTACTGGGTATTAATATAGAAGAATAATTCTTATAATTGCGTTGGATTTGTGTTTTACGCTTTCGCGAAAGCGTACTAATTCATGCCATATGTATCATTTACAATTAAATTAAAACAACAACTCAAATAATTAAAAAATTAAAATAATGAAAAAAGTACACGGATTACTTTTATTACTAGCTGTGATTCTTACAGCAGCATCTTGCGAAGATAAATATGGAGATGCACCAGACGGAATCTATGCAGAAATTGTTACCGATAAAGGAACAATGCTGGCCGAATTATACTATGAAGCCGCACCATTAACCGTTGCAAATTATGTAGCGCTTGCAGAAGGTAATCATCCACAATT from Nonlabens arenilitoris harbors:
- a CDS encoding DHH family phosphoesterase, whose product is MNAAQIKELKNLLSTPQKIVIVPHRNPDGDAIGSTTALYSYLKQLDHHCTIISPNDYPDFLKWMPFTNEIMIYEKEKNEADSLIKEADFIFILDQNAFHRAGEMETILAATDTTYIMIDHHQQPDDFATYMYSDTSMSSTCEMIYHFIDKMQHTDMITADMASSMYTGIITDTGNFKYRSTTSATLRVAAQLKDKGADSEAINRNIYDVNTPSRMKLLGVALNNLQILPEFKTAYITLTQQELNDNNFKKGDTEGFVNYGLSLKGIVFALIFIENKDDGIIKISLRSKGDFDVNLLAREHFNGGGHKNAAGGRSDLDMKATEQKLISILPSYEKALSDTII
- the gldI gene encoding gliding motility-associated peptidyl-prolyl isomerase GldI; translation: MKKHLATPLFKVLLALLILITYSCKTPEPRKPISRTTSSTTELSIENNKQIYAAEEAAIEKIIAGLDKKFERSTHGFYYAFTQKDSIEGKTPVFGDRVTFEYNVIALNGDTIYHKEELSPITKSMEQEYGIFRGMRDALKLMQTGEEATFYFPSYTGYGYYGDQDRIGTNVPFKSDVKLLGINIEE